The nucleotide sequence AGTATGCAGAGCAGGATAAGAAAGCAAAAGAGGAAGTTGACGTTCGCAATCAGGCAGACAGCATGGTTTATCAGACCGAAAAAACTTTGGGCGAGCTTGGGGATAAAGTGACAGAGGAAGAAAAGAGCGGTATTCAGGCTGAAGTTGATAAGCTGAAAGAACTGCTCAAGGCTACGCCGATGGATGTTGAAGCAGTAAAGACTCAGACAGAAGAAGTGTCAAAGAAGTTCTATGCTGTAAGCGAGAAGCTTTATAAGGCTGCTGCGGAGCAGGCGCAGGCAGAACAGGCAGCTGCGGGTGCACAGGACGCAGGAGCTCAGAATAATGGCGGAGATGACAACGTTGTAGACGCTGATTATACAGAATCCGAGTAATATAAACAATTGTGTCAGGAAGGAATAAAAGTATGGCAGATAAGAGAGATTATTATGAAGTCCTTGGCGTAAATAAAGGCGCGTCGGCTGACGAGATAAAAAAGGCATATAGAAAATTGGCAAAAAAGTATCATCCGGACCTTAATCCGGATGATAAGGCCGGAGCCGAAGCTAAATTTAAAGAGGCCAGCGAGGCATATGAAGTTTTGAGCGACCCTGATAAGAAATCGAGATACGACCAGTTCGGCCATGCAGGCGTTGACCCTAATGCCGCTGCAGGATACGGCGGAGGCGGCTTTGGAGGATTCGGAGGCTTTGAGGATTTTGACCTGGGTGATATTTTCGGAAGCTTCTTCGGCGGAGGGGCGTCTCGCCGTAACCCTAACGCTCCGCAAAGAGGCGGAGATATCCATATGCACATTGATTTGACTTTTGAAGAGGCTTGCTTTGGAACTAAAAAGGAAATAACTATCAGCCATATGGAACAATGTACATCCTGTCACGGAAGCGGAGCCGCTGAGGGCAGTCATCCTGAGAGATGTTCCGCCTGCGGAGGAACAGGTCAGGTTAAGTCGGTTCAGAGAACACCGTTTGGAAGTATGCAGACGGTTAGAACTTGTGAGGCCTGCGGCGGAAAAGGAACTATAATCACCGACCCGTGCAGAACATGCCGCGGCGAGGGAATAGTCAGAAGAAGCAAGAAGATAAACGTTAATATTCCGGGAGGAATTGATAACGGGCAGAGCCTGAGCGTCCGCGGCGAGGGCGACGCAGGCAAAAACGGCGGACCGGCCGGAGATGTGCTTTTGACAGTCAGGGTTAAGCCGCACAAGATTTTTGTCCGCCAAGGCAGTGACATAATGTGCGATTATCCGATTTCATTTGTACAGGCAACGCTGGGCGGAGAGGTGAAAGTGCCTACCGTTGACGGAAGCGTTGTATACAATATCCCTGAGGGAACTCAGCCCGGAACTGTGTTCAGACTAAAGGGAAAAGGCGCTGTTAAGCTGAACTCAAATAACCGCGGCGACCAGTATGTTAAGGTACAGGTTGAGATACCGAAAGGGATAAACGAAAAGCAAAAGGAAATATTAAGACAGTTTGACGACAGCGTTGACCCGTCCAAATATAAGAAGCGAAAATCCTTTATGGATAAGCTAAAAGATTTGTTTGAATAAAATATCACAGACTGCACCGTATATAGTGCAGTCTGTTTTCATACAAAATAAAAAAGATTTAAAGGTTTCTAGTGAACATCGGCAGGGTGTGCTTACGCACACCTCGTTAGGTGAACTACCATCTCACGCGAAGCGTGAACATACTTAAAACAGTATGTCATAAATATTTTATAATAGTAGACTTTACCGCGGCTGCGCGCCTTACGAGGCAAATTTCATTTGCCCTGCCGACGCTTGCCATACACATTTTTATTATATATGAATTTTACATTTTTGTTCGCTTTATTGTAGCCTTTGGGCATTATAGGTGGAAATCAATAAAAATTAGACAAAAAATAAAAGGTGTTTTGGCGAATATCGGCAGGGTGCACAAGTGCACCTCGTTAGGTGAACTACCATCTCACGCGAAGCGTGAACATACTTAAAACAGTATGTCATAAATATTTTATAATAGTAGACTTTACCGCGGCTGCGCGCCTTACGAGGCAAATTTCATTTGCCCTGCCGACGCTTGCCATACACATTTTTATTATATATGAATTTTACATTTTTGTTCGCTTTATTGTAGCCTTTGGGCATTATAGGTGGAAATCAATAAAAATTAGACAAAAAATAAAAGGTGTTTTGGTGAACATCGGCAGGGTGTGCTTATGCACACCTCGTTAGGTGAGCACCCATCTCACGCGAAGCGTGAATATGCTTAGAACAGTATAATATAAACATTAATCTAAAAATTAATATATTAAAATAATAATTTTTATAAAAGATAAGTGACGCGGTTATTTAAAATACTAAAGCTATACTAATAGTAAATGTATTATTTTTTGAGGTCAATATTGTAATAAATGAATTATTGTAGTATAATGTAAAAAAAGTTTTGAGGAGAAATTTATGGATTGGATAAAAGTCAGCATTATTACAACAAATAAAGGAATAGACCCGGTTAGCTCAGTTTTAAATGATTTGGGATATGACGGGCTGGAAATTGCGGATAAAGACGATTTCAAAGAATTTTTGGAGAATAACCGCAAATATTGGGATTATGTGGATGAGGAACTGGAGAGACTTAAAGAAGCGGATACAAAGATAACTGTATATCTGGACGGCGGCAATGATGGTTTGTCAGAGCTGGAGAAAATAGAAAAATCTATTAAGTTATTAAAGGAAGCCGATATAAATAATAGCTTCGGTTCTTTAAAAATTATTACTGAAAATGTAAGAGATGAGGATTGGTCTGAAAATTGGAAGCAATATTTTAAACCTCTCGAAATTGGTGATAAAATATTGATACAGCCGGAGTGGCAGCCTTTGGAGTCTGAGACGGACAGGATTGTTTTTAAGGTTAATCCGGGAATGACGTTTGGGACAGGTTCTCATGACAGTACAAGATTTTGTATAGAAGAGATAGAGAAGAATATACACGAGGGCGACACTGTTTTGGACCTGGGCTGCGGAAGCGGAATTCTTTCGGTTATTGCATTGCTCCTGGGAGCGTCAGACGCTTGTGCGGTTGATATAGATGAAAATTCTGAAACAGTAGCATATTCAAATCTTGAAATGAATGGACTTGATAAGAACAATTATCATGTTTATATCGGAGATATTATTGAGGACAGCGGTCTACGGGACAGGTTTGCAGAATACGATATTGTTGTTGCCAATATTGTAGCGGATGTGATTATCGCACTCAGTCCATATGTTCGTAGATTTATGAAGAAAGACGGAATTTTTATATGTTCAGGAATTATCAATGAAAGGGCGGAGGAGGTAAAATCAGCTCTTGAAAAAGCCGGTTTGAAGATAGTTGAAGCAAAGCAGTCGGATGAATGGACCGCATATACCTGTAAGTGATTGTTTTGAATTTTATTTTTACCCAAAATGAAATTAATTTATATTATTGATGTAAATTTAAGATTGTGCCGAACGAAATTGCTGATTATGATGTGTTTCACACAAGTGAGCCGCGTTAGGCGAGCGCTCGTTTCACGCGGGGCGTGAATATACTTAGAACAATTTGTAATAATTCTTTTTAATTATAAACTTTTCCGGGACTGCGCGCCTTACGAGGCAAACAAAGTTTGCCCTCCGATGCTTGCTGTATCACATTTTTTCATATGAACTTAACTTTTTTGTCCAGTTTTTCGTAGCCTATCCACAGACATTAAAGGTTTTAGGATAAAGAGTTATATAGTTCATTTTCATTTTCTTAAAAAATTTTGTTACATCTCCTGAAATTTGAAAAACTCTAAAAATTTATTAAGTAAAAGTTATAAATTAACGAAATCTTTAACTTTTCATAATAATTTATTTTTAAGCTTTTATAAAAATTTTTTCTATTTTTATATATAGTTTAAACAGTATCATTGAGAATCTAAAGAAATATAAATAACAAAATAAAATGTGGTAATAGTGAGCATCGGTAGGCCGCATTTATGCGGCGCGTAAGGCGAGCAGCGCGGACAGAATATAAAACTAAAAGTTATATTAATATATTATCCAACGCCTACTCACATAACAATGTGGTCTGCGGTCATATAGCATATTCAAATTATTTCGCATATACAGATTATTAACATTCGCCGAGAGTACATCGTACTCTCGGCGTTTATATTTATTGGTTAATATATTGAGTCCTCATTTCTTCTTTAAAAAATAGATTTACAAAATCCACTGTACTGTCACTGAGTTTTTCTTCATTGATAACTTCTCTGGCAGTAAGCGGGTCGTCGGTGAGTATATTGTCTATGTCATATTTGCAGATATTAATAATATTCGATGGCTCATTGACTGTCCAAACAAACACTTTTTTATTATTCTGGTGAATCTGATCTACTATATCATAATCTATAAATGTTTCCTCAATACTGAACCCATCAATAAAAGTCATTTCAGAAATATTTCCTGCGGCCACAGTCATGTCGTACAGGGTTTTTATATTAGGGTCAATCTCTTTGACCTTTTTCAGCGCTTCTATATCAAGAGAAGCAAGCATGCAGTCGTTTTCAAATCCGTTTGCCTTTACAATGTCAATGACATTCTTTTCGAAATCGGTTTCATGACCTGTTGGCTTTATCTCTATATTAAGTTTTATTTTACCTTTGCATAGTTTTAATACTTCATCAAGAGTCGGTAGTCTCAGGTATGAGTATTCGTCTGAAAACCACGAACCAACATCATATGTTTCAAGTTCAGCATATGTCATTTCCCAAATATTTTTATCTACGCCTGCTATTCTTTTTATATTAGCGTCATGGGAAATCACAACAATATTATCTGCAGTTTGGTGAACGTCAAGCTCTATCCAGTCGGCCCCTTGTTCGATCGCCGCCGCATATGCCGGAATACTGTTTTCAGGATAATCCACAGAACTGCCGCGGTGGGCCGATATTTCAGGCTCGTTATTAATATCAAAAGCAAAGTCGTCAGGAGCGCCTGCGGCTGTCAGAATAGTAAAGCCTATAAAAATAACAGATACTATTCCTAAACATACATAGTTGAGAAGTATGTGCTTTTTTCCTTTTGGAGGAATATATTTGGGAATCGGTTCCTGTTTTTTGTTTTTCAGCTTATAGTATATGACGCTGAGAGAAGCATAGGAAATAGTCAAACTTAAAGTTTGCACTGCAATACTTATCATATCTGCGGCACGGACGGCTTTCAGCGAATATAGATATTGCATATCGGGTTCGCAGAAGAATTTTATAATAAGTATTGAGCTAACTGAAAATACGGTTTTTATAATAAAGCCTATAAAAAATATAAGAACAACCGGTGCAACTCTGCCCAATAATACAATAAAAAAGTTCTTTTTGGTCAGCTCCAGACTTTTTTTGCTTGCTGATACAAAATTTTTCGATTCAAAGCAGAAGCATGTATAGTTCAGAGAGAAGCGAATAGATAATATGAACAATATAGTATATAAGCAAAACATTAATATAGATAAAATGTTGCTTTCATATATGTAATCCTGAATAAATTCAGGGATTGCGTCCACGCCGGTGAAACCTGAAATAGCAGTGGTGAAAAGCAGGGTATATAAAAATATCAATATAACTCCGCTTTTGAACGGCTTAAAAGTACATTTTCCGCCGAGTTTAAACATTTGCACAATTGAAATATCCTTCTGATTATAAGAAGCATGAACATACCAGGTTACAGACATAATTTTAAATATTACTATCAGGCAGCTCACTAATAAAACTGCAAGCCATATAAAAATTGTGGCGGGTCTTGAAAGATAGTAAATAATATTATCGTTTGAAAGATACGTGAGTCCGGAAAGTGACATCGTTTTATCAATAGAAAAGCTGAGTATCGGATAGATAAGAAAAACTGTTATAACCGAATAAATAATTTCAAATGCCAATAGAGTGCTCAAATTTCTTGACAGCAGCTTTAGACAAAGCCTGCAATAGTTAAATAATTTTTTCATTTTGTATCTCCATAAAGTTTTGGCTGTTTATTTGAAAATATTATATCGTATTTTATTTTAAAAATCAACTTTTACGTATAAATTAATATATTTTGTGATGCAAATAGGTTATGTTGATTTTACTGCATATTTACCGTAGACAAATAAATAAAATTACAAAATAGCCTTTTATAAACAGAACATATATTTTAATGTATATTTTATTGGAAGATAAAGCAGAATAATCCATTATAAGCTAATAAAATTTTGTTGTGTATAATGGAGTGTGTTTTTGATGACTATGGATTTGCTAAGAGTTGCGGCAGCCTCGGTAGGTTCTATTATTGCATTGTTTGTTTTGACAAAGCTGCTGGGTTATAAACAAATGTCTCAGCTTTCTATGTTTGACTACATCAATGGCATCAGTATAGGTTCTATCGCCGCCGAAATGGCAACAACGGTTGACGGTAGTTTTATGAAGCCGCTTCTTGCTATGACTATATACGCGGTTTTAGTATATTTTATTGATTTGCTGGCTGTTAAATCTCTGAAGTTTAGAAGATTCTTTGGCGGCAGGTCTTTGGTTTTATTTGAAAACGGAAAACTATATAAAGAAAATTTGAGAAAAGCAAAGATAGACGTAAGCGAATTTTTGACCGAGTGCAGGCTCTTGGGTTACTTTGATATAAATGATATATCTATGGCGATGATGGAGAACAACGGAAAAATATCTGTCCTTCCGACCACCGGCGCGCGGCCCGTTAATGTGGAGGATATGGATAAGAACATGCAGGGAGTTAATCCTAAAAAACCGTCAAGGGCAAGTATAAATGTTATTTTAGACGGGATTATTCTTTATGATAATCTAAAATACACAGGTAATAATGACATATGGCTGAAAAATGAGCTTGGAAAGCAGGGTATATCAGACGTAAAAAAGGTGTTTTTAGCAACGGTTGATGAAAACAACAAACTGTCAGTATTTAAGGAACTGAGCGAATCGCCCGATAATGATTTGTTTCAATAGGGCTTATAAACTATTTTATTACAGCATATATAAAATGGCTCCTACTTTTGTTGGAGTCATTTTTGATTTAGAAGATAAGGCCGGTTTCATAAAACATATAAGCAGCAGAGTAATACAAATGGAAAGTTAACAGAAACTTGCCCCAAAATGGTGTTTTTAGCGAACATCGGAAGGGGGTGACCCCACCTTCTAGGTGGGTGTGATACAAAGTGAGTTGTTTTATTATAGCCTAAAATGTCAATGAATCACTTAGTTGTGATGTATTGTGCGTAAGCACACCGCGTTAGGTGAGCATACATCTCACGCAAAGCGTGAACGTATTTAAAACAATTTGTTATATCTTATTTAGAAATAAACTTAACCGCGGCCGCGCGCCTTACGTGGCAGATTTCATCTGCCCTCCGAAGCTTGCAAACCCTTATTTTTAATATATGATCTTTATATTTTTGTTAGTTTTATTATAACCTCTACATATTGTAAGTGGAAGTCAAGAGAAACTTGCCCCAAAATGGTGTTTTTAGCGAACATCGGAAGGGTGTGACCCCACCTTCTAGGTGAGTGTGATACAAAGTGAGTTGTTTTATTATAGCCTAAAATGTCAATGAATCACTTAGTTGTGATGTATTGTGCGTAAGCACACCGCGTTAGGTGAGCATACATCTCACGCAAAGCGTGAAGATATTCTAAATAGTTTGCTGTAATCCTTTTTAATTGTAATTTACCGCGGCCGCGCGCCTTACGTGGCAGATTTTATCTGCATTGAGTATTCAAATTATTGACATTGAAGGCTAACAAAAACAAGTTACTTTGTATAACATCCACCTTTTCAGGTGGAGTCACACCTACCGATGCTTGCAAACACATATTTTTTATATATGATATTTTTGTTTATAATATAATCTCTTAACAATGTAGGAGGAGTTCAAGAGAAAACTTGCCTCAAATGGTGTTTTTGGTGAACATCGGCAGGGTGTGACCCCACCCTACAGGCGTGGTCACAGATATTGTAGGTTTATTAAAGCCGGTTAATATGTATAACACCCACTTTTCTTAAAAAGTGTGGACACAGCCCTACCTAAGCTTGCAAAATCATATTTCTATTATATTTGATCTTTAAACTTCTGATAATTTTATTAAAATAAAAAGTCGTCTTATTTTATTTATTGTGATATTGCTTGTGAATATATAAAAGTTTGACCCAATATGTATAATGTTCTGATTTTATGATTTGCTAAACCGATTGACTTTTGGTCAGTTATACAGTATAATATTAGTAAGTTTATAAGAATTAAAATTGATTTGTTCTTTTTTGATTTGTATTTATTTTGTGTTTTGTAATCTATCACTTCTTATGCGTCAATAATATTCGTCACAAATAAATATTTGTCAAAGCAATCAAGACGTTTTCTTTCAGCAAGATTTTATTTTATGGAGGTAAGTAAATGAAAATTAAAAAAACAATTGCTGCCGCTTTAACTGTTGTTATGCTGTCAACAGCTGCCTCAGGGGTATTTGCTTCAGGGGCAAATGAAAATATTTCCGGGGGAATTAACGGCGGCGCAGAGGAAACCCAGAGTTATTTAGGGGATAATGAAAGCGAGTTATTGGTTAGCCCGTCCCCGGGTATTTTTGACGATAATGAGGAAGGCGCAGAAGACGTTCAGCCTACCCTTTATCCCAGCGGAATACAAACGGCGGAGCCTGATATTAATATTGAATCTTCCAGTCCGGAGCCATATCCTGAGACAACTGACGTTCCGTCTGAGGAGCCGGCAAACGATGTGATGATTTCATCGTACCAAGTTAATTTCAGCTGCCAGCTTGACGGATGGCCGCGAAAGGATTATGCTGTATTTAATATATGTTCGGAAGATGGAAAAATCCTTGATTCCCACACAAAGTATATTACTGATACGGAGAGTTTTTCAATAGATTTTAATATACCGGATTCTAAAGTGGGAACTGTCTTTTATTTGGAGGTAACAGGCGTTGATTCAATAGATTATTATTCGGATAATTATCCGGTGCCGCTGACTGAAAAGATTCCGCTGTATACATATTGGTCGGAGCCGGATGAAAACGGAGACAGGGTTCCGGTGAGCTCAGCGCATATGACCGCACACGTCAGAACACAGTGTCCTATTAATATATACGCTGACGGAGAATATGTCTCTCTGTCTTCGCCTGCTATATTTGACGGCTCGTATATAATAGCACCGCTGTCAGAGATTGCCGGGGCAATAGGCATATCCGACTGTACTTACTTCCCTGAATATAATAGCGTAAAGGTTAAGACCGGCGATAACGAAATGCTTGTCAATATTGGATATTCGTATCTGACAGCGTTTGGCAGCGATATAAATTTAGACCTTCCGGTTTCCAATATTAACAGCCTGACATATATAGAATTAAGACCGTTTATAGAGGCCTTCGGAAGCACTCTTGAATATTACGACAATGGTTCTTATATTGATATAAAACTTACTAAATCCCCCATGGCTGTAAGTTCTATAGCTGACCAGGAGGCAAGAATAAACGAGAGCGGAGTTGGAAGCTCGACCGATTATCTTATCTGGGTAAACAAAGAAAAGTTTAGATGCACCGTATTCTCAGGTTCTAAAGGCAATTGGAAATGGGTAAAAGATTTTACTGTCGGAATAGGAGCTGAGGGAAGAGAAACAATAACGGGCGTGTTTGAATATATTGACTATACGAATATGTGGCCTTATGATTCGTATTATGTTGGCCCGGTTATGGTATTCTACGGCAATTATGCACTGCATTCAACGTTTTTGAAATATGACGGAACTCCATATGATAACACTGTTGGGGCGAAGATTTCTCATGGCTGTGTGCGCTGCCAGGCAAAATATATAAACTGGATGGTAGATAATATACCTATGAAGACCCGTGTATATGTAACTGAATCTTAAAATATTATAATGGGCCGGCTGCAATTTTGCAGCCGGCTTTTAATATCCCTGTAATTCTAAATATAATTCAAATAAATGATATATTGTGGTTTGGTGGTTCTGAATTAAGAATATACTACCTAAATTTAGCAAATCAATGTTACATTAAGTTGTGTATTTGTTACTTATTTTTGTTATATCGTTGATTATACGTATAAAAGTAAAATTATTCCTATTTTTTCACTTATTATTGTTGACAAGTGAAATGCTTTTTGATACACTTATTTAGGAAATATTTTTCAGTGGGAGATAATTATGGAAGATTTATACGAAAATGTCGAAGATTGCAGAATATTAATTAACAACAGTCAGCTTGATGAAGAAGTTATTAAACTATGCGATAAGATAAATACGAAGATTGATGAAAAGTATGGCAGCGTGGCGCGGTTCTCCAGAACGGTTAACGTACCCTATTCAACTTTAAACTGTATTCTTAAAAACGGTTTGTCAAACAGTAAGTTTTCTATGGTTTTAGATATATGCAGGCGGCTTAGAGTTGATATATTTGATATAGAAAAATATGGAATTAAAGCTGCGGATATACCCATAATATCAAAAATTTCGTCGCTTGATGAGCGCGGAATCGGCGTTATTTCGGGCATTATAGAGGAGGAATATAAACGATGTATAAAAATTATAACCAATAGTTGACAAATAAATGTAATTATGTTAGAATGAAATAAAGGAGGTGTTTTAATGGATGAACTAACTCTGCTGATTAAGCAAGAAATCAAAAAACAATTTCGCAGTGTACGCCAATTTGCGTTCAGTGTAGGAATCGCACAGACAACTGTTGTCAGCGCTCTGAAGAACGGTGTTTCCGGCACAGGATTTAGTACAGTGATGAAAATTTGTAAAGCTTTAGACATTCAAGTATTTGATTACTCTATCCCGCTCGTGATCAATGATAACGTAGTCACATTACTTAAAAAGTATAATGCTCTTGACAAATTAGCTGAACATACAGTTCAGACTGTACTCAACGTAGAGTAT is from Monoglobus pectinilyticus and encodes:
- the dnaJ gene encoding molecular chaperone DnaJ produces the protein MADKRDYYEVLGVNKGASADEIKKAYRKLAKKYHPDLNPDDKAGAEAKFKEASEAYEVLSDPDKKSRYDQFGHAGVDPNAAAGYGGGGFGGFGGFEDFDLGDIFGSFFGGGASRRNPNAPQRGGDIHMHIDLTFEEACFGTKKEITISHMEQCTSCHGSGAAEGSHPERCSACGGTGQVKSVQRTPFGSMQTVRTCEACGGKGTIITDPCRTCRGEGIVRRSKKINVNIPGGIDNGQSLSVRGEGDAGKNGGPAGDVLLTVRVKPHKIFVRQGSDIMCDYPISFVQATLGGEVKVPTVDGSVVYNIPEGTQPGTVFRLKGKGAVKLNSNNRGDQYVKVQVEIPKGINEKQKEILRQFDDSVDPSKYKKRKSFMDKLKDLFE
- the prmA gene encoding 50S ribosomal protein L11 methyltransferase, which translates into the protein MDWIKVSIITTNKGIDPVSSVLNDLGYDGLEIADKDDFKEFLENNRKYWDYVDEELERLKEADTKITVYLDGGNDGLSELEKIEKSIKLLKEADINNSFGSLKIITENVRDEDWSENWKQYFKPLEIGDKILIQPEWQPLESETDRIVFKVNPGMTFGTGSHDSTRFCIEEIEKNIHEGDTVLDLGCGSGILSVIALLLGASDACAVDIDENSETVAYSNLEMNGLDKNNYHVYIGDIIEDSGLRDRFAEYDIVVANIVADVIIALSPYVRRFMKKDGIFICSGIINERAEEVKSALEKAGLKIVEAKQSDEWTAYTCK
- a CDS encoding glycerophosphodiester phosphodiesterase, with the translated sequence MKKLFNYCRLCLKLLSRNLSTLLAFEIIYSVITVFLIYPILSFSIDKTMSLSGLTYLSNDNIIYYLSRPATIFIWLAVLLVSCLIVIFKIMSVTWYVHASYNQKDISIVQMFKLGGKCTFKPFKSGVILIFLYTLLFTTAISGFTGVDAIPEFIQDYIYESNILSILMFCLYTILFILSIRFSLNYTCFCFESKNFVSASKKSLELTKKNFFIVLLGRVAPVVLIFFIGFIIKTVFSVSSILIIKFFCEPDMQYLYSLKAVRAADMISIAVQTLSLTISYASLSVIYYKLKNKKQEPIPKYIPPKGKKHILLNYVCLGIVSVIFIGFTILTAAGAPDDFAFDINNEPEISAHRGSSVDYPENSIPAYAAAIEQGADWIELDVHQTADNIVVISHDANIKRIAGVDKNIWEMTYAELETYDVGSWFSDEYSYLRLPTLDEVLKLCKGKIKLNIEIKPTGHETDFEKNVIDIVKANGFENDCMLASLDIEALKKVKEIDPNIKTLYDMTVAAGNISEMTFIDGFSIEETFIDYDIVDQIHQNNKKVFVWTVNEPSNIINICKYDIDNILTDDPLTAREVINEEKLSDSTVDFVNLFFKEEMRTQYINQ
- a CDS encoding DUF421 domain-containing protein is translated as MTMDLLRVAAASVGSIIALFVLTKLLGYKQMSQLSMFDYINGISIGSIAAEMATTVDGSFMKPLLAMTIYAVLVYFIDLLAVKSLKFRRFFGGRSLVLFENGKLYKENLRKAKIDVSEFLTECRLLGYFDINDISMAMMENNGKISVLPTTGARPVNVEDMDKNMQGVNPKKPSRASINVILDGIILYDNLKYTGNNDIWLKNELGKQGISDVKKVFLATVDENNKLSVFKELSESPDNDLFQ
- a CDS encoding L,D-transpeptidase family protein, which translates into the protein MKIKKTIAAALTVVMLSTAASGVFASGANENISGGINGGAEETQSYLGDNESELLVSPSPGIFDDNEEGAEDVQPTLYPSGIQTAEPDINIESSSPEPYPETTDVPSEEPANDVMISSYQVNFSCQLDGWPRKDYAVFNICSEDGKILDSHTKYITDTESFSIDFNIPDSKVGTVFYLEVTGVDSIDYYSDNYPVPLTEKIPLYTYWSEPDENGDRVPVSSAHMTAHVRTQCPINIYADGEYVSLSSPAIFDGSYIIAPLSEIAGAIGISDCTYFPEYNSVKVKTGDNEMLVNIGYSYLTAFGSDINLDLPVSNINSLTYIELRPFIEAFGSTLEYYDNGSYIDIKLTKSPMAVSSIADQEARINESGVGSSTDYLIWVNKEKFRCTVFSGSKGNWKWVKDFTVGIGAEGRETITGVFEYIDYTNMWPYDSYYVGPVMVFYGNYALHSTFLKYDGTPYDNTVGAKISHGCVRCQAKYINWMVDNIPMKTRVYVTES
- a CDS encoding helix-turn-helix domain-containing protein gives rise to the protein MDELTLLIKQEIKKQFRSVRQFAFSVGIAQTTVVSALKNGVSGTGFSTVMKICKALDIQVFDYSIPLVINDNVVTLLKKYNALDKLAEHTVQTVLNVEYERCKADAMKSSKR